ATGATAATGAGCAAATGAAGCAGCTGGCTAAAGAGATCGTAATAAAAAGCATTGCAGTCACCGGGGTACAACCAAAGCTTTCTTTAAACCTGGAAAAGAAACCGGACAGCCGGGGAAAAAACAGGCTTACTATTGTAGGCATGTGGGGTGATTTTATTCTAAAACCACCAACGCAATCGTTTCCTTCATTACCAGAAAATGAGGACCTCACGATGCACCTCTCACAGTTAATGAAAATACCAACGGCAACGCATAGTCTCATTCGTTTAAAATCAGGAGAACTGGCTTACCTCACTAAGCGATTTGACAGGGATAATGGTAACAAACTCGCTTTGGAAGACATGTGCCAGCTTACTGAAACACTCACAGAAGATAAGTACAGGAGCTCCATGGAAAAAGTGGGGAAAATTATCAATGCTTATTCCGGCCAACCCGGAATAGATATCATTCAGTTCTTTGATCTGACATTATTTTGTTTCCTTACCGGTAATGCAGATATGCATTTGAAGAATTTTTCCCTCTTAACAGATAAAGAACAACTAACCAGGCTTGCACCCGTATATGATTTATTGTCTACTCACCTGGCCATGCCAGCAGATAAAGAGGAAATGGCACTTACCCTGAATGCCCGCAAGAACAAAATTAAAAAAGGAGATTTTGATAGTTTA
The Chitinophaga sp. MM2321 DNA segment above includes these coding regions:
- a CDS encoding HipA domain-containing protein: MKENRCLYCYLPLSDEEKDFHPRCSKMFFGTPTPPALDYDNEQMKQLAKEIVIKSIAVTGVQPKLSLNLEKKPDSRGKNRLTIVGMWGDFILKPPTQSFPSLPENEDLTMHLSQLMKIPTATHSLIRLKSGELAYLTKRFDRDNGNKLALEDMCQLTETLTEDKYRSSMEKVGKIINAYSGQPGIDIIQFFDLTLFCFLTGNADMHLKNFSLLTDKEQLTRLAPVYDLLSTHLAMPADKEEMALTLNARKNKIKKGDFDSLARNLGINEKAMNNSYKRFSTRLTQLNEFVNISFLPSDLKDAYKAMMIRNAQKIGLLA